The genomic segment GCGGCTCATGGCCTCTTCCGCCTCGATGCGCCCAACTTCTCGTTTATCCAGCTCGGCGACCGTCAGCTCAGCAGCATCGAGGTCTTTAATCTCGATCTGACCTCGTGCTCGCTGGTGACCTTGAGCGCCTGTGAGACAGGGCGGGTGGCCGTGGGTGGAGTGGACGAAGTCATGGGCCTGGGACGTGGCTTTCTCTATGCCGGGGCTGCTTCGCTGCTGCCGACGCTGTGGAAGGTGGATGATGCCAGTAGTGCCGGACTGATGACCCTCTTTTACCAGGGATTGCTGGCCGGTCGCTCCAAGGACATGGCCCTGGCTGAGGCTCAGCGCGCCTTTCTGGCCCGGACACGCTCGTCGGCACCTTCTTGCTATGCTCATCCCTATTTCTGGGCAGCTTATCAGCTGATCGGCGACCCGGGTCCTCTACTCCGCTGACCGGGCCGGAGCCGCAGGATGGCTGTAGGATATAATTGGCTGGATAGAGCACGCACGAGGAGCGCTGGCGGTGGGCAGCAAGGGCCGCTGCGCCGCCGTGGCTGGTTCGCCTCGCGAAGGTGTTTTCTCTCGGCAAGGAGCGGATCGATGCAAGAAGAGCGCGATGTTTTTCCCACTTCTTTTCTGCTGGATGACCAGCAGCGGCGCCTGATCTTGAGCTGGAGCGATGGGCATGAGAGCGTCCACTCCTGGGAGAAGCTGCGCCGCGCCTGCCCCTGTGCCTTCTGCGCTGGAGAAGGCGGGTCCCCGGGCATGTTACAGCGCCGCCAACAGTTGAGTAGGGAGGAGACGACGCTGGTCAACCTGGAGCCGGTGGGGCGCTATGGCCTGACTCCTATCTGGGAGGATGGCCATCGGACGGGCATCTTTACCTTTGAAAAGCTGCGTCAGCTTTGTGAATGCCCGCAGTGTCGTGCCAGCAGCAGGTAGGACAAGAACAATCCAGAAGTCCTGTCCCCCTTAACAAAGACGGGCGCTCTGCGCCATAGTAGTAAATGTAGTACATCTAGACAATGGCAGACATGCATATCTCGCTGCAGAAGAGTGAGCGCTGTCTTTGTGAAAGGAGGTTCTCCATGAGTGGAGGAAGCTCACCTGTGCACGAGAGCGCCTCAGCGCGTCGTCATCCGGGGCGTCTGCTCTCGGGGTGGACGGTTCGCCTGCTGGTTGCCTTTGTGATAAGCTGGCTGCTGCTGCTGGCGTTCTTTGCAAGTGGAGCTGTCTCGCACTAGCATAGTATAGAGGTTTAGCCGCGCAGGTTACCTCTTGGTTGGCCCGGTGGCTGGTGGTTGCCTGCGCCTCTGGCGCCTTCTATGATCTCTGCGCCCGGCTGGCAGCCAGCGGGATCTGGCCGGCCAGGAAGCTGGTCTTTCCCGGCTCGGACAGGTCGCCGCTTGCTGCTCGCATCGCTCGCTGTCGACTGACCTGTGTTCCGCGTGGTGAGCCTCCCCTATTGCTCCTCACTCAGTTGGGGTAGCCGCTGTTCATCTGCGTCGACTTCCATTGTTTTCCCGACCCCATCCCGTAGGTGGGCCAGGGGGCTGCCCGCCTGGTCTTGATCTCAGGCCGATGCGCGCGCCTCGCGTACCGCACGGGCGTAGGCTTGCAGGCGAGCCGATGAGAGGCGGTGCTCGATGATCTGCCGCGTCACCGGCAGGGTGCGCAGCCGGAGCGGCAGGTGCGGGAGCGTGCTGCGCAGTCCCTGCATGACCAGGTCAAACGCTTGCTGATGCCTGGGTCCCCAGGGATAGCCATACAGGATGCGCACCGGTGCCGGCAACAGACCACAGGTGATCAGGAAATGGAGGTGCAGCACCGGGCGAAAGAGGCCTGGTAGCGGCGGGAACAGCACAGTATAGGCCAGCCGGCGTGCCTGGGGTGTGGCTGCCAGTCGATCGCTCTGGATCATCTCCTCGACGTAGCGCTGCAGGTCGGCTAACGTTGCTGGCATAGCACTGGGCGGTAGTCCGAGCAAGCGCGCCTGCGCTTTGCTCTCCTGATAGTAGCGCTCCTGCTCGTCGGCGGTCAGTGGTCCGATCAGGCTGGTATAGAGCAGCAGCGCCGTATCTACCAGGGTAGCGTGGACCCAGAGGAGCAGCTCCTGGTCGCGGGCCCGGTAGAAGGTGCCGCGGCGGTAGGGGCCAGCGTCCTGGGGCAGGTGGCCGAAGACGCTGGCATGCAGCCGGTTAATAGTGCGTGCTGCCTCATGGGCCTCGGGCCTATCTCCGAAAGTCAGGATCTGGCCGAGCATGAAGGTATGCAGGGTGCGCGCTGCCGGGTCGGTGAGATAGCTGCTATGGGTATAGACTCCCTCGGCCACCAGCGGGTGAGCGATCTGCAGCAGAACAGCGCGCGCGCCGCCCAGCATAATCGCGGTCTCGCGGGCAATTTTCCAGGTGACGCTCTCGGGGCCGTAGTAACCATGAAGGCCAGCCTCTGCTCGTCCTGACTCGACTTGTCTGGCCTCTCTCATGGGCGTTCTCCTCGTTTCGTTTGGCTCTCAACTCGGCCCTGCCTCAAGCTCTATGCTCTCTTCCTTCTTGCTCCCTCACCATCCTTTTGAGCTGTCTTTGCCTGTCTGCCTCTAGTCTAGGCTGGCTCCTGATGGGAGGCTTGGAGCTGGGTCAGGCGCTGCTGGAAGGCCCGCCCCATCAGCTCCTCGGCCTTTTCAGGATCTTGCTGCATGACTTGCAGAATGAGAGCCGTGTCGCGATCCGGCGCCAGTGTCAGATCGTGCTGGTTCTGCAGGGCCGCCTGGATCATTTCCCCAGCAACCTGCTCGGGTGTGAGCAGGGCCTGAATATTAAGGAGCTGCGAGTCGGCCTCGGCCTGCTGCACCATTGGCGTATCCACCCAGGAAGGATAGACCGTGGTGATGCCGATGCCGCTGCCATAGAGTTCCGCCCGCAGCGCGGCGGAGAAGCCACGCACGGCCCATTTGCTGGCGCAGTAGCCACTCAGGGCGGGCACTGGCAGCTTGCCGGCGACCGATGAGAGGAAAATGAAGTGACCTCGGCCCTGGCGGCGCATCGTGGGTAAAGCCGCCTTGACGCAGTGGAAGGTGCCCATGACGTTGATTGCCAGCAGGGCCTCCATGTCGCGGGCGGCGAAGCCATCGATTGGTCCGCCGCGTCCGATGCCGGCGCTGGTCACCACCAGATCGAGGTGGCCGCCGTCCAGCGCCTCGGCCTGGCGCATCAGCGCTTCAACCTGGGCTTCGACAGTGACGTCGGTAACGACAGCCAGGACCTTCCCACGCTCCTGGCCATTGCTCTCCTGCAGGAGGCGCTGGGCGGCCTCCTGCAGGCCGCTTTCATTGATGTCGGCAAGCACGACGTGTGCGCCTCGCTCGTGGAGGACGCGGGCCGTTGCCAGGCCGATGCCGCTGGCTGCCCCTGTGACGACGGCCACGGCGTTCGCAATCGCTGTCAGTGTCATTGCTCGCAGCTCCTCTCGCTTCGCTCTCCTCTAGGCTGTTCGAGCTGTGTGCTCTCCTCTCGGGCCTTGTGCCACTGCGCTGCAGGGCAGACAGAACAAGGCTCCTGTGCGGATTCTACCGCGTCCACGAGGGAGCTGCAAGGTCAGTCGGCTCAAGGAGGAGCTGGCCCTGCAGTCTGCTGCTTAACGTGACTGTGGCGGCAGGACCTGGGGATTTTGGGGGCTCTCGTCGGGATAGGAGACCAGCGGCTGCGTGTAGCGTCTCGCGGTGGCAGCCTTCTCCGCCGGAGAGGGGGTGGACGTGTCTGGCGCTGGCGATGTCCCCGTGGTGGCCTGGGCCATGTAGCCCTGATGGTAGGGTGTGTAGGGCGGCTCGTCAACTCCGCCCGTAGGTGCTTTGGGGGCGGGGGCTGGGTCTGATGGCGATGGGGAGCTAAGGGGTGGGGGGGCTGGCAGAGGGCCTTGTGTCCCAAACAGACCCGAGAGACTGGGTCCCAGGCTACTGATCATGATGGAGAGGAGCAAGGCCAGCAGCAGCCAGCTCCAGGAGCCATTCACTATCAGCAATGCGATGGCCAACAGCCAGACAAAGCTATTCAGACCGGCGGTCAACCGTCCCCGGGCCAGTGACTGAAAAAGGCTGCTCACGGCCAGGCCGGCGAAGAACAGGGGGAACAGCAGGTCCCAGCGGCCACTGAAGAGCGCATAGGCTGCTCCGGCACAAGTGATCAGCATCACCACTGTGCCCAGGCCGGCCAATGGTCTGGCGTAGAAACGTTGCTGCCAGCGATACGCGCGCGCCTGCTGACGCATCTGTTGTCGATAGAGCCGGGCCTGCAGACGAGCCTGCCGGCGAGCGTCTTTCATCTGCTGACGCCAGTCTGGAGAATTGCCCATCATAACCCTCCTCCTCTCTTCCTGGCTCTCCCTTGTCCCCATGCGATGGTAGGGACCTCAAAGGAGAGAGGACTCTTCTCTGTGATCAGATAGACGCAAGAACAAAGCTCTGCTCCAATGCTGCAATCTCCCTCCCTCCCTGTGCGAGCTGAGATGAGACCGCGGCCCTTTAAGAAGCGCCTCCCGGGCGTGTTCGTGGTAGCAGCTCATCTAGAGTGCGCTTGATGGCCGCCAGCGCCAGCTCGATCTGGGGGCGCTCGATGCCATAGTGGGTCACAGCGCGCAGCAGACCGTCATCCATACTACTCAGCAGCACACCCTCGTTTTGGAGGCGGGCCCGAAACTCGGCGCAGCGTTCCTCGGGCAGTATGCGCTCACCATCGTGCAGGCGGAAGATCACCATATTGGTCTGCACATGCGGAGCAGCCAGCCTTATCTGGGGCAACTCGGCCAGGCCCTCGGCCAGCAGACGGGCATGGGCATGGTCCTCTGCCAGGCGCTCTACCATCTGCTCCAGGGCCACAATGCCAGCAGCCGCCAGTACCCCGGCCTGACGCAGTCCCCCGCCAAGTACCTTACGTACCCAGCGCGCCCGGCTAATAAAGTCGCGACTGCCGACCAGCAGCGAACCGACGGGAGCGCTCAGCCCCTTCGAGAGGCAAAACATGACCGAGTCAGCTTCGGCAACAAGCTGACTGACAGGCACGCCCAGGGCGACCGCTGCATTAAAGATCCGCGCCCCATCGACATGCACTTTTAGCCCCCGGGCATGAGCCAGGCGACAGAGAGTTGTCATCTGCTCCAGCGAGAGCGCGCAGCCGCCGCAGCGATTGTGTGTATTCTCCAGGCACAGGAGAAGAGTCGGTGGCGTATGCTCATCGCTATCGTCAGTAATGGCCGCCGCCAGCTGTTCCTGATCGAAGCCTCCATCCGGCTGGTTTGATACCACCCAGAAGTGGATACCGCCCAGGCGGGCCGCACCTCCGCCCTCATAGCGGTAAATATGGGCCTGATTGCCCACGATCACCGCCCCACCGCGTGGCACATGTGTCAGCAGCGCCGTTGTATTCCCCATTGTCCCGCTGGTCACGAAGAGCGCCGCCTCCTTCCCCAGGCGCTCCGCCGCCAGCTCCTGCAAGCGATTCACCGTTGGATCTTCGCCGTAGACATCATCGCCCACCTCTGCGCGATACATGGCCTCCCGCATCGCCGGAGTCGGCTGCGTCACTGTATCGCTGCGCAGGTCGATTACCATCGTACCTTGTTCTCTCCTTTCTGTTCTGCTCTCCTGCTCTCGCTGCACCAGTCGGGGCTGTGCTGGAGGATACTTTTTCAGTATATCACACAGGCCGTCCCGCAGCAGGGCGGGAGGAGAGAGGGAGAGGAGCGAGCAGCCTGCCGGGGCTGGCGCAGGCTCCATGCGAACCGTGCTGTGCCGATCGGCATGGAGCCTGTAGTAAGGATAACGCAGAGGAAGCGCCGGCTGAGAGGGCCGGCGGGCTATGGGTAGAAATGGATCAATGTAGTGCCCCAAAGAGGCGGATCATCGCAAAGGTAGAGGCGCCGGTGGTCTGGTCCTGGCGGACCTGCAGCATCACCAGAGCCTTATCGCCCGGGTTCCCGAGCGAATCGAAGCTAATGCGCCCGCTGGCGCCCTGGAAGGCTGGCAGCGGACCGTTCCCGAGGGCATCGAGCATGGAGCGCACATTAGCGCCAGTGAGCGGACCCTTGACATAGGAGGCCGCGCGAGCAATCACGCGCACCGCATCGTAGGTCATGATCGCTTTCTGATCGGGGGGCGGTGCGTTATTGACGCTCTCCTTCTGGTTTTGGAAAATGCCGGCCCAGTCTGTAAAGAGCGTTGGCTGTTCCAGGGATGGCACATTATTCCACTCGCTCGGATCGGCATAGGCCAGAACGTAAATGCGCTGCATATCTTCGGGGAAAGAGCGCGCCAGGAAGGCGTCCTCGCTCTCTCCCTCGCCCAGAAGCAGGCGGGTAGCAGCCGAGGGGCCGACCAGCACCTTCAAATTGGCCAGGGCCGTATTGGCTGGCTGGGCGCGTGACAGCAGGCCAATCTCGTGAGCCAGGCGCACTGCATCGACATCGGTACCGGCCAGAAAGATCACGTCGGCCTGGTGAGCCAGCGCGTCGCTGATCGCCGTACTGTAGCTCTCCACAGGCGTTGTCTGCGTCACGAAGGTATCGCTCGCGCTGGTAACCACATGACCAGCCAGCATCTGGACGCGGGCTACGAAGGCATTAGCCAGTGCCACACTGGCGGCATCCGTTGGCGAGCGCATCACCAGGATCGCGTTGGCGTGCAACTGCTGCAGCGCGAACTCAGCGAGGGCATCGCCCTGGACATTATAGGGCGGGCTGATGCGGAAGAAATAGGGATTGCCCACCAGGTTCACATCGGGCGCCAGTTGCGACACCAGTGGCACATGGGCCGAGGCGATCAGGTCGCGCACGGCCTGGGTCTGGCTGCTGGAAGGCCAGCCAACCACACCAATGATATGGTCCAGATTATCCGCTCGCGTCACGCGATTGACAATATCGTGGGCCACTTCGGTCACACTGGCCTGATCGGGAGGTGAGCCGGCGATCAAAATACGCAGCTGATAATTATGAGGCAGCCAGGCGAACTCATTGATCTCATACTGAGCCACATAGGCGGCCTGGAGCATCGAGCGAGTGGCCGCCAGGGACTGAGGATCATTAGCGTTGAAGCTCAGGCCCACCACGATCGTCACGAACGGCTGGCCATTCTGCTCGATCAGCAGATTCTGGCTGTAGATGAGGGCCTCAGCGTCGGTAGGATCGAGTGCGATGGCGGAGCTGAGGGCGCTGGCCGCCGTATCCAGATCGCCCGTCTGTAGAGCGCGAGCGGCGGCCTGCTTTTGAGAGACGTCCTTACGCCCGGCGTAGGAGTCCAGCACAAAGCGCCCATCGCTGACAGCGATGCCGCGTGTTTGCCAGCTCTGCTGTTCATGGTTCAACTCCTGCTGCCAGGCAGCGGCGGCCTGACGGGCCTGCTGGGCCGTAGCGGTCTGCTGAGCCAGGGCGGTAGCGGTCGCGGCGGGGTCGGGGGCCCCCGTTGAGAGCGGAGCGCGCTGGGCGGCCACGATAATGCCTCCCACCAGTAGAGCAAAGACCACGAGCATGACCGCGGCGAAAGTCAAGGTAGAGCGGCGCGCACCGGAGCGAGGCCGAGACCGGGCGCGGCCAGGTGGCAGCGCTCCTGTCGAAGGCGCGGGGCGGGCCTCCTCGCTGCCTCGCCGCGACGAAGCTGCGGCAATTGCTGCCAGTTCCTGAAGCATCTGGGCCGGGCGCAGATAGCGCTGAGCGGCGGCCACGCGCAGACCGCGTGTCAGAATAGCCTCCATACGAGCTGAAACCTGGGGGTTCAGCCGACGGATAGGTGGATAGAAAAAGGCCATATGTTGGCGCGGATCGTAGGTCGTCAGGGCATAGTAGAGGGTGGCCGCAATCGCATACAGGTCGGTGCGTGTATCGGTTACGCCGTGAAACTGCTCGGGGGCGAAAAAGCCGGCAATGGCCTTGCCCTGCATCTCTGGGGGGAGTCGAGGAGGAAAGAGCGGCATCAGAATCAGCGAGACCTGATGGCCATCGGGGCTGATGATCACGGTCTCTGGGCTGATGGCACCGTGAACCAGCGGCGGCTCCTGCGAGGCCAGAACCTGCACCATCTCGCAAAGCTGTCGCCCGTACTCAGCGACCAGGCGCTCGGGTAAAGGCTCCCCCTGCTGCTCGACAAGCTGAGCCAGGCTCTGCCCCTCGGGATGCTGCAGCACAATGTAGTAGCAGCCGCGCTCGCTGAACATGTCAATCAAGTGAGGAAAGCCCCGGTGCTGACCCAGTTCGGCCAGCCGCTGGGCGGTCAGGTGGAGCTCTTGCTCCAGCTGGGCTGCCTTCTCGGCGGTGGGAATCACCTCGCGAATCAGTACCAGCCGACTCACTGACTGCGCATCTCTGGCCAGCCAGGCCCTCCCCTGATCATATTGGCTACGCGGGAGAGGCAACTCCCCAACGATGCGATAACGTCCCTCGCGCAGAACATCGCCGCGCAGCACCGGGCGCGTGGCAACCAGGCTGAGCGGCCTCGACGCCGTGGTGACCAGCTCGCGGCTTTCCTGACCGAAAGATAGCGGGCGACTCCCTCTGGCGGGTAGGCGGCCATAGCCACAGCGTGGACACCCCCCATTCAGTGGTTCCCCTTCAAAGTGGCATTGAGGACAGCGCATAGGTCTTCCTTCCAGCTAAGGTCTGTTGACATGCGCACAGCTCTTCCTTCGTGTGCGCTCCAGGAATGGATGGCGTCGCATACATAAGACAAACGGGCGGAGCTGGCACCCTTTCCTTCGCTCGCTTCTCATCTGGCTTGCCCATCTCTGAGCGGACCTCTCGTTTGTTTCCCTGATCCCGCCGCAGATAGACGGAGAGGCCGCAGGCCCTGCGCCTGGACCCTGCTGTCTCACCCAACTGTCGGGCAGGCAGAACAAGGCTAAAAGCCCCAGTGGTCTTGCCCGCCTTTCGAGCGGGACTGGCCGCTTGTCTTATGTACGCCCGGTCTGGCTACTCTTCTGCTCTTGTCTGTCTTGCTCTATCTCCAGAGAATATCGCGCTCGGGCTTATCCTGTCAAAATGGTAACCCCAAGGCCCTACCTTCTTCATGGGATAGGAGAAAATGGCCATCAACTTCCTGGTTGAAACAAGGGAGCGGTTTATGGTACCATTCTCTCTGGCAGAGAAAGGACTCTCCCCTTCTTGTGCCTGCCTGGGGATGGCGTCAGTGCGTTCCCGGCGGGGACCACGTCAGAGCAAGCGTGGAAGGATGCCGCCAGGCATGCCGCTCGCTCGGCTCGGCTCAGGCCATCGATCGAGCACGACACGCGAGGGAACCAGGGGTGCCATTTCTGGCGTGGTTATAGTGGATATAGAGGTTGTTCCTCCAGGGGTTGTTGAGTTTAGTCTAAGGAGCTGTCATGAGTGAGCTGATTCTCTCTGCTATGCTCCCCCGGCGGCAGGGACCCGTCGTAGAGCTGAGCGCCGAAGAGCGCGCGACCCTAACCACCATTCTTGATCTCCTCATCCCAGCAGACGGTGATTTTCCCCCGCCCTCCAGTCTCCATCTGATTGACGAGTTCCTGTGCTACCTCCGCGCTGAGGCTTTCCGTTACCCATCGCTCTCCCTGAGTCTACCCCGTTTACGCGCTGTGTTGCGCGACCTCAATCTCGCCGCCGACGGCAACTTCTGCAATGCCAGCTCTGAGCTTCAGCAAACGATCCTCTGGCAGCTGGAGCAACGTGATCCGGCCTTTTTCCAGGCTCTATGGACCCTGGCCAACCACAGCTACTATGCTCGTCTCGCTATGCGAGCCCGTGCTACTGCCCCGGCCTCCCTCTCAGCCTCTCCTTCGGCGCCGGCGCCGGCAGCAGAGCACTGAGCAAGACACGCCTGGGCCATTACGCTGGCCTCTCGCCTCTTGTTCGCAAGCCTGACGGCCCTGTTTCCTCCCTGCCACTGTCATCCTCCTGCAGTGCAGGCGTAGTGCGAACAGAGAGATGAGCGTAGCATAGATAGTGTGACCGGTACAGTCAAGGAAGGAATGTTTGGAACGTCGGTGGCGGGCCCGGCAGAGGACCTGTCTGTGCATCATCTGGTTCCTCTCTGCGCTGGTGCAAGAACCAGCGGACAGCTTCGGCACGGGCCACGCCGCTCTATCGCTGCTCCCCCCATTCTCCAGGCAGGCTGACTGATTGATTGATTAATCAACTGAGGAAGATCAGGGTTACCTCAGGGAGCGCGCTCTCGTAGCAGACGTTCCAGCTCAGCGGCATCGGGAACGGCGGCGCTTCCTGTCAAAGCGGTTGTTGCCAGACTGCCGCAGATCGTACCACACCGCAGAGCCTCGGGCAGCGCGTAGCCCTGGAGCAGCGCATAGATAAAACCAGCATCAAAAGCATCGCCTGCCCCAGTCGGATCAAGCACCTCACTCACTGGCCAAGCCGGGCAGTGCCAGAGCTGCTCTCCTCGGCAGGCGAGCGCGCCCTCCGCTCCCAGCTTGACCACCACCAGTGGGGCCACTTGGGCCAACTGGCGGGCTGCTGTCTCAGGATCATGCGCCCCAGTCAAAGCCTCCGCTTCCAGGCGGTTAGGGAGAAAGGCGGTGCATCGGCGGAGCACCTCCGGCACGCGCGGGTCGCCCAGCAGCCTGGGATGCCAGCCAGTATCAAGGAAAACCTCGATCTGTTGCTCGGCAAACACTTCCAGAGCAGGACCCAGGGCCGGGTGCAGATAGAGAAAGACGGCCCGCCAGCGATAGCGCTGAAGCAGAGCGTGCAGCTCGGCAAGCGAGAGCGAGGGCAGCAACTCTGCCGCCAGCTCCTGCCCCTCCTCTAGAGAAGCAGCTGCCGGGCTGGCAGTGTGCTCAACATAGGAAACAAAGCCCCGCTCATCGTCGTGGACCAGAGCCACGCTCAACGCGGCAATCCGCTGCGCCCGCTGCCGTATCAGCTCGCTGTAGATGCCGGCTCGCCTGATCTCTTCAAGCAGGTAGCGACTCAAGCAATCGTTCCCCAGCTCGCCGAGCAGCGCCACCCGCAGGCCAAGGCGGCTCAGCGCTGCTGCCGTGTTAAAGACTGCGCCTGCCCCGATCGCGAAGCGCGTCGCGTAGACCTCCTTGCCGGGGACTGGCCAATGAGGAAGGCCACTGAAGATGAGGTCCACGCAAGGATTCCCAAGTACTAACACGTCGAAGTCAGTAGGTTCCGGTTCCACAGCCAGATACACCCATAATACACCCATCATGTGCTCGCTACCTGCCCATTCCTGACCTGTACCGCCATGTCGGCTCGGGCCAGGCGGCTGGTCCGGTCCGTGGGCGCCCACCAGAACAGACTCGCGAGCCACAGCATCAGGGCTGCCAGCGGAAAAACAGCTCAGCCTTCTGACCGTATGCTAGGGCAGGGCCGTGGCGCTGTCAAGAGGAGAGGACAGGAAAGGAGGCGAGCTACAGAAGAGAAACAGGGTCTCACTTAGGAGCAAGTGAAGAAAGGCTCCAGAGCCTGAGCCAGCCCGGCGAGGATCGCTGTTGAGAGCGACAGCAAAGGAAAGGCCATACCCTGCCTGGCCAACCCTGGCCAGGCTGACCACACGCTGGATCGGCTGGGCAAAGCTGGCGGATCGCACCGCTCAGCTGACGCCATGAGAGGCGCCATATCAGGGGGGGGGATGAGGTGGTGGCCCCTCTTCTTCATCCTGGTCCGTTGTCAGGTTGCCCGGCATGCGTCCATGCTTGACCACGAAGCCATGAGGGTAAGGGCGGAGATCGATCAGGTTCGCCTTTTGACCGTGGCGTGCCAGCAACTCTCGGCAGCGCTCTTCAGCCTCAGCGCGCGAAGAGGCATAGACGGGTTCTAGATGATGATACTGGCTATCGCCAAGCGTGTATTCT from the Thermogemmatispora onikobensis genome contains:
- a CDS encoding CHAT domain-containing protein: AAHGLFRLDAPNFSFIQLGDRQLSSIEVFNLDLTSCSLVTLSACETGRVAVGGVDEVMGLGRGFLYAGAASLLPTLWKVDDASSAGLMTLFYQGLLAGRSKDMALAEAQRAFLARTRSSAPSCYAHPYFWAAYQLIGDPGPLLR
- a CDS encoding gamma-butyrobetaine hydroxylase-like domain-containing protein; the encoded protein is MQEERDVFPTSFLLDDQQRRLILSWSDGHESVHSWEKLRRACPCAFCAGEGGSPGMLQRRQQLSREETTLVNLEPVGRYGLTPIWEDGHRTGIFTFEKLRQLCECPQCRASSR
- a CDS encoding oxygenase MpaB family protein, which encodes MREARQVESGRAEAGLHGYYGPESVTWKIARETAIMLGGARAVLLQIAHPLVAEGVYTHSSYLTDPAARTLHTFMLGQILTFGDRPEAHEAARTINRLHASVFGHLPQDAGPYRRGTFYRARDQELLLWVHATLVDTALLLYTSLIGPLTADEQERYYQESKAQARLLGLPPSAMPATLADLQRYVEEMIQSDRLAATPQARRLAYTVLFPPLPGLFRPVLHLHFLITCGLLPAPVRILYGYPWGPRHQQAFDLVMQGLRSTLPHLPLRLRTLPVTRQIIEHRLSSARLQAYARAVREARASA
- a CDS encoding SDR family oxidoreductase, giving the protein MTLTAIANAVAVVTGAASGIGLATARVLHERGAHVVLADINESGLQEAAQRLLQESNGQERGKVLAVVTDVTVEAQVEALMRQAEALDGGHLDLVVTSAGIGRGGPIDGFAARDMEALLAINVMGTFHCVKAALPTMRRQGRGHFIFLSSVAGKLPVPALSGYCASKWAVRGFSAALRAELYGSGIGITTVYPSWVDTPMVQQAEADSQLLNIQALLTPEQVAGEMIQAALQNQHDLTLAPDRDTALILQVMQQDPEKAEELMGRAFQQRLTQLQASHQEPA
- the ltaE gene encoding low-specificity L-threonine aldolase encodes the protein MVIDLRSDTVTQPTPAMREAMYRAEVGDDVYGEDPTVNRLQELAAERLGKEAALFVTSGTMGNTTALLTHVPRGGAVIVGNQAHIYRYEGGGAARLGGIHFWVVSNQPDGGFDQEQLAAAITDDSDEHTPPTLLLCLENTHNRCGGCALSLEQMTTLCRLAHARGLKVHVDGARIFNAAVALGVPVSQLVAEADSVMFCLSKGLSAPVGSLLVGSRDFISRARWVRKVLGGGLRQAGVLAAAGIVALEQMVERLAEDHAHARLLAEGLAELPQIRLAAPHVQTNMVIFRLHDGERILPEERCAEFRARLQNEGVLLSSMDDGLLRAVTHYGIERPQIELALAAIKRTLDELLPRTRPGGAS
- a CDS encoding carbohydrate kinase family protein → MMGVLWVYLAVEPEPTDFDVLVLGNPCVDLIFSGLPHWPVPGKEVYATRFAIGAGAVFNTAAALSRLGLRVALLGELGNDCLSRYLLEEIRRAGIYSELIRQRAQRIAALSVALVHDDERGFVSYVEHTASPAAASLEEGQELAAELLPSLSLAELHALLQRYRWRAVFLYLHPALGPALEVFAEQQIEVFLDTGWHPRLLGDPRVPEVLRRCTAFLPNRLEAEALTGAHDPETAARQLAQVAPLVVVKLGAEGALACRGEQLWHCPAWPVSEVLDPTGAGDAFDAGFIYALLQGYALPEALRCGTICGSLATTALTGSAAVPDAAELERLLRERAP